CTTTTTCGATTTGATCGATTTGTTTGCCTAAAGCCTTTTGTTCATTTTTATCGCGAGATACTTTTTTCTTGTTAATCAATTCTTGTTTTTCTTGGATCAATGCAGCGATTTTTGATGCTGTATCTTCACCTGGAGTTGATGGTGTTGTTGTGTTACCAGTTGAACCACCTGTTGATCCACCTTTTTTCAATGCTTGGATTTCGCGTTCGATTTCACCGATACGAATGCCTAAAGCTTTTTGTTCTTGTGGATTACGTCTAACTTTTTTCTTGTTGATCACTTCTTGTTTTTCTTGGATCAATGCGTTGATTTTTGCAGTGTTATCTACAAGTTGAGCTGAGTTAGCATGTACTTGCGTAGCGGTTACTAAAAATCCTGTTCCTCCGATTGATAAAGCTAAACCAGCAACTACTGCACCTTTTACAAATTTGTTCATTATAAATTCCTCCAATTTATTTTTTGTTCGAATACTACTGTTTATATAATAATAGTTCCGATACACAAATTATACCCACAGTTCTCTATAAAGTAAACTATTATTTTATAAATAGTAGAATCAAAATTTTATACACCTGTCGAAATTTATGAAAAAGAGTGATTTATCAAGGGATACAGCTGCTTATTTTCTCAAAAATAATTTATAGAAAATAAAAAAATCTAACTTTTTTACTCATAAGTGAGTAGAAAAGTTAGATTTTTTCTCTAAATTTTGTCTAATTACTCTTTACATTGATCCTTTAAATACATCAGCATTTTTCACAAAATAGTCAACACCTGAATAAATTGTGAACAGTAAGCAAATATAAAGCATAATTTGATCTACAGGAAAACCAATAGCTGCAAACGGAATATTGTTGATAAATAATAAAATGATCGCAACCATTTGTGTTGCCGTTTTGACTTTACCTGGCCAAGCTGCGGCCATTACTTCGCCGCCTTCAACTAATAGTAAACGCAACCCAGTAACAGCAAGCTCTCTACATACAATGATTGCTACTACCCAAGTTGGCACTTTTTGTTGCCCTACTAAAACGATAAATGCTGTCATTACCAACATTTTATCTGCTAATGGATCTGCAAATTTACCGAAGTTTGTCACTAGCCCTCGTGCACGTGCGATTTTTCCATCTAACCAGTCAGTAAAACTTGCAACTGCGAAAATAATTGCGCCAACTAGTTGAGTGACTGCTAGTGATGTCCCTGCTATGGTTAGTGTGCCCCAGTCCATTGGAATGCTAACGACAGCAATAAAAATCGGGATCATGAATATTCTAATAACGGTTAATTTATTTGGTAAGTTCAATGCCTGTTGCCCCTCTCTTTTCCTACTCATTTTACGTTATCTCATAGAAGGTGTCACGAAAAAAGATTTTTTTGCACCTAAATGATGTTTAAGTAAATGAAAGAAACTCTCAATAAATAAGTGAGAAAAACACAGGGAACGACCATTCATTGTTCATCACCTATTTTTCTCACTCATCTCTATCTATAAACGTAGTTTTATTGTGGTTGTTGAGACTGTGTTGATTGTTCTGATTGTGCATATGCAAGAGCCATATTGATATTTCTTAACCCAATTCCTGTATTGTTAGGATTAAACTCCGCTTTTTGACCGTCTAATTTGAATTCCATGTACTCAGAAGCACCTAAACTAACAACAACTTGCGCAGTTCCTGCTGGAATTTCAACAGATTTAGGTTGTCCAGGCTGAATCGTTTCTTGATAAAAATAGCCGTTGTCATTATTAGCAGCTGTTGCAATATAAACACCCACCCAACAAGGTCCCGTCACAGCATTAAATTCAAGCTTAGCAGGAGAAGCTAAATTAGTCGCGTTCATATTCACCGTTGGACCAGACTCACTAACAAAACTGACTTCTGCAGGTGCTTTCGGTTCTGATGAAGAACTTGAGCTTGAAGACTCCGTTGTACTTGATGCAGGAGCTTGGCTTGACGCAGAACTCGATGTTGACTCAGATTCTCTAATGATTTCAGAAGCTGGCGGCTGAATCATCGGGCTTGTTTGCCGATCTTGCCATGTAATATAAAAAACAACAATTGCAATTGCTAATCCAATCAAAGAAAAAATAATCGCAGGCAAACTACGCATAAAACGTTTCGTTTGGTTGTTTTCATCATACACTTGGGTTCTTGATTCATCCAAGGTTTGATATTGGATTGCTGTCTCTATGTCTTCTGGTTCTTCTATTCCATCATAAATCTCTACTAACTCGTTGCCGTCTAATCCAACTGCACTTGCATATTGACGAATAAACGCACGTACATAAAATGTTCCTGGCATAGAATCAAAATCATTCTCTTCGATGGCTATCAAATAGCGCTTTTGTGTTTTAGTAATTTGCTGCAGTTCGTCTAATGACATATTGCGTTGCAGTCGTGCATCTCTTAATTTTTTTCCTATATTTACGCTGGCCACTCGTCCATCTTCTCCAGTCTTTCTAATTTATAAGTTTAGCTTGATTGAATCAAGCTGTTATTGCAGTAATCATGTTTCTCTCTTAATCTAGTATTCTCTAGCTATCATTAGTTTATGTAAAACCTTTGAGTAAAAAATAACCGATCTTCTAATAGGCAATTACTCAAAATACTGGAAGATTTACTTTACTTAACTCATCTAAGCATACCATAAAAAATTCCCAATGAGGATAACATTTTTGAAAGTTTGTCATTAAATATCGGACTTTTTTTGATTCTGATAATAGTAGCTTGAGCAAGTCTTGAATACTTAGCTAAAACTTAGCAGCAATCGCTCAACTACTTGCTCTCACATACTATTCAATCTACTTTTTAGGATACATATAAAAGCGGCTTAACCCAGCTTGATTGATCAAGGTTTGTGCCAAATTTTTCACATCAGATAATTGGACACTTTCAATCACTTCAGGTGTGTCAAACAAAGTTGTTTCTCCATAGAGCGATTGTGAAAATTGATTTGCGATATATTCTAGTGAATTTAACGATTGGAAATATTTTCCAATCATCTTTTTCTTCAATAATGACAAGTTTTCTTCGGTTACTTCCAAACTCTCATTGGCTGTCAATAAAATCTCTTCGATCCGTTCAGCTAACACTTCTGGTTGATCGCTATCGCCACCAAAATCCGCAAAGTGGAAACTACGGTCCAAATTAAATTCATAGCCGAAACTATCATCCAATAAACCTTCGTTATATAAATTTAAGTAATTTTGTGACGTATTGCCAAATAACAATTGGAACAATAAATTAGCGGTTATTTTATATTTAAGTAATTCTTTTCCATCTGTTGGAACTTCGTCCAAGCCTTTTAAGCCTACAATGACTTTAGAACGGCTTATGGCCATTTCCAAAGAGCTTTCTTTAATGATATCTGCAGCTGTTTCTTTAGGAAAATGACGTTTGATCGGTTCAGCTTTCGTAAAGGTTTTAGCCGCTTGATTATCACGAATAAAGGTCATCATAGCTTCCGGATCCATCTTGCCGACAACAAATAAAGTCATGTTGCTAGGATGGTAAAAGGTATTGTAGCAAGTATACAAATCTTCTGCAGTGATTTCACCAATACTTTCCACCGTTCCTGCAATATCAATATGCAACGGATGTTTGGGATATAAATTGCCTAGTGTCCCAAAAAATAAGCGCCAGTTAGAATCATCTAAATACATTTGGATTTCTTGTCCGATGATTCCTTTTTCTTTATCTACTGTTTCTTTTGTAAAGTAAGGTTCTTGAACAAAATTAATCAAGGTTTCCAAATTTTTTTCTACTTGGTCAGTCGTTGAAAAGAGATAGCTCGTTTTAGTAAAACTTGTAAATGCGTTCGCCGAAGCTCCTTGGCGACCAAATTGTTGAAAAACATCACCATCTTCTTTTTCAAACATTTTATGTTCTAAAAAATGAGCAATCCCATCTGGGACTTTCACAAAATCTTTTGCACCAATCGGCACAAATTCATTGTCGATCGAACCATAATTAGTCGTAAACAAGCCATACGTTTTGTTGTATTCTGCTTTAGGCAACAAATAAACAGTTAAGCCGTTTTCTAGGACTTCTGTATATAGGACTTCGTTGATTTGCGGATATTCTTTTTTATGCATCGGCTTTTTCTCCTTCCAAAAAGAAAATGGCTTGTAGTTGCACTAACTTGGCAACTCGCTGAACATCAGCTAATGTGACAGCTTCCATCCGGCGGATCCATTCATCATCTTTTAAACGAAGGTGCGGAATCAAATCGTTCAAATATTCATTCTCTAAAACAGCTCCCGCATTATCTAAAGACAGTAAATATTGATTTTTCAGCATAGCTTTCGTTTGTTCAATCTCTAAATCTGTCACGTTTCCTTGTCGGATATTTTCTAGTTCTACAGAAATCAAGCGTAAAACTTGGTTACGATTTTTGCCATCAATACCTGTTTGAACACTTAAAAACCCTCGGAAAGTGTCAATACTGCTTGATGCATAATAAGCTAAATTTTCTTTTTCACGGACATTCATAAATAATTTAGAATGAGGAAATCCGCCAAATACACCATTGAAAATCTGCAAGGCAAAATAGTTCTCGTCTCCATAATATACGTCGGTATGATAGCCTAAGTTTAATTTGGACTGCGCTAACGTTTCTTGTTCTGAACGTTCTTCGATCACATTTCGTGATGGCTGCGTATAGAAAATATCTGCAATACCAGAAGCACGGTCCTCAAATGGTAACTTGCTGAATAGTGCTGTAACTTGTGCTTCATCCACATCACCAAGAACAAAAATATCTACTTGATCTTCTTGTAGCATTTGTTGATGATAAGCAGCAATCGTTTCAGCCGTTTCAGCTTCTAAATCAGCAATAATTCCAAAACTCGGGACTTTTTGATCTTCAGAACGACCAAAATATAGATTTTGTAAGGCTAATGAAGAATAGACTTGCTTATCCTCTGAAATGCTTTCATAATAAGCTTTTAAATTTTCTTTCTCCCGTTGAAACGTTTCAGCTTCAAACTTCCCATCAATAATGTTAGGGTAAAATAAAATTTCTTTCACAAAGTCAGCAGCGTCTGCTAAAACATGACTGTTGTCTAAATACTTATCATTGACCAAGTTCATTGAAAGGTTTAACCAGTGTAAATTGCCTTTTTTGTTGACATTGATCCCAAAGCTAGCTCCGTACAATTCAGCTAATTTTTCACTAAGCTTCACTTGATCTGGGTAATTTAAGCTATTTGTTTCCAGTAAACTGGACAAAAGCGTCCGTTTCGTAATCGTTTCTTTATTCAAACGCGTATTAAAACGAACCAAAATACGTACCGTTTTATATTTTTCTGTTGGAACAACATGTAAGTTGACTCCTTGTGCTAATGTGATCGGCATCTTGTCAGCTCCTCTTTGCTCTTCATCATAATAAAGCCTGATATAAAATACAATCATCCGGCCATTTTTAAATGTTTTTTTAAGGTTTTCTACATCCATTTAATTATAGCACAGCTCAACTGTCTTTCCTTGTGGTAAGAGTCTTTCATTTCAATTTTTTTTACTTTTTCTGTATACTGGATTTGAGAAAGGGAGGTTAGACTTATGATCAAAGAATTTAAAGAATTTATTATGCGTGGAAATGTGCTTGATTTAGCAGTTGGGGTTGTGATTGGTTCTGCTTTTACAGCGATCGTGACACAAATCGTTAATGGTTTGATTACACCACTCGTTAGCTTAGTCTTCGTATTGACTACTGGAGAAAAAAGCGCAGATGATGCACTCGGTGCATTAGTTTTTCATGTGAAAGGCGTAGCGTTCAACATTGGCGATGTCATTAGTGCACTTATTACATTTTTAATTACCGCTTTTGTTTTGTTCCTGATTGTCAAAGCTGTTAACAAAATGAAGAAAACACCAGAAGCTGCAGAAGAGGAAGTTAGTGGTCCTACAACAGATGACTTATTAGAACAAATCCGTGATTTGTTAGCGGCGCAAAATACTGCGAAAGCAACTGGTGTCATGAAAGAAACTACTGAAAACACTAAAGAGTAACATTGATCAACACAAACAAACTTAACTCTTCCTATAAATGCTTTCGCATTGTTAGGAAGAGTTTTTTTGATATGAAATAACGAAAAGATCGGATTATCTTGCTTTGAAACGTATCCCCTTACGTAGTCATTATTGTATACCAAATTTATACATTACAATTAGGAGAGAAAATGGTACGGGGGAAAGTTGGGCTAAAGATAGTTATCCTATCTACGTATTGATTTTTGTTTTTTTCGTTGGAGAAGTAATTTTGAAAAGTAGCTACCCACGTGTGGGAACTCTTATTTTTAATTGCGCTATCGGTTTTGCACTCCTAAAAGGCGGCTGGCAATTGAACTTAAAGGTAAGTTGGCTCGCTCGAGTTGTATTTTTATTAGGTGTACTTTGGCTTGGATATTTATTTCTACATTATGTAACTGCGTTTAATGACCCACAGTTTTAGTTGCTATTTTAATAAAAAAAGTTGATCTTCAATTTCATGAAGATCAACTTTTTTTATTTAGCTTCTCCTCATTTCTACATGAGGAATATCATCTTCTAGGTATACTTCAGAAACCTCTTCAAACCCAAAAGCACCATAAAAATCTGTAAGATGCGCTTGAGCCCCAATGATTATTGGTCGCTCTGGATAATTATCTTTTATTACTTTTAATGTTTCTTCTAGAAGCTTATTCCCTAATTTTTTCCCACGATAAACTGGATTGATCAATACTCTGCCAAAGGTCACTGTATCACCTTTATCTATGATCCGGGTATAACCAACAATTTCTGATCCTTCTTGTAGCCAAGTATGCCATGCTTGTTCATCCGCATCATCCACCTCTTGATAAGGACAATTTTGTTCAACTACAAAAACAGCAATTCTCAGTTTCACTATTTCAAAAAATTCTTTCGTTGTTAGTTCTGTAAACTTTTTCGCGTGATAATCCATCCTGAACCCTCCCTAATTAAACAAATAATTGAATTCCATTCCATAAATTTAATAACAATACTAGCAGAATCACTACTTGGTAAACTTGCGTTACACGTTCAGATGAAATTTTCCCACTGATCAATGCTCCCACAAAACCACCCACAATAGCCGCAGGTATCACATACAACAAAATTGATAGATCAAAGCGTTCAAAACCAGTAACTTGCGCGATCGTTACTAATTTTGCTGCCTGTGAAAAGAAAATCGTTACGATCGAATAAACAGTGGCTTCTTTGATTGGGATGCCAAAACACAGCATCAATAAAGCCACATTGATCGGTCCGCCACCGATTCCTAATAAGGTGGAAATGAATCCTAAAAACAACCCAACTATCACGTACCAAACAGGGCGTGATAGTTCTAATGACCATTCATTACCTATTTTTGTATAGAAATACGCAAACAACAACGTCACAATCGTCAGTATGATTTGAACTAACTGAACATATTTTTCATCTGAAAATAGCCGCAATAATAACTCAAACACTGTATTTCCTGAAATCCCACCAACTACAGAGCCTAAAGATACAAATATCGCAATTGGAATTTGCAACTTCAACCCATTTTTCAGCTGCCTCATTGTTGAAACGATCGACATCGTAAAAACAGCCACACTGGAATAAAAAGAAATTGCTGCGAGCGAATGAAAATGTAGTGTATCCAACACAGGCTTGATAATGACACCGCCGCCCATTCCTGAAATCGCGCCAACCGTATTCGCTAAAATAATGACAATAAAATAAATGATTCCTATATACACAGTTTTTCATCTCCTAGAAATAATCAGTTTTTCCTTAAGCTTTTCTTCGTCTAGCAAAATCGACAAATTTAAATTTATCTAATCTATGTCTGGATTCTGTGTATTCAAAACAACGTGTATCTTCTAGACTTACCACACTACGTACAACCACTACATGGGTATCACCATGGATATCCATCAAATTTTGGTCCGCTTCTGTCACAGCTTCGACTGTGATCTCTTTTTGAGCATAGCTGATTGCTAAACCTAAATCGTTTTCAAAATAGTCATAAATTGAATCCGCCGCACGCTCTTTAGGCAAGATTTCAATGATTTCTTTTAATAAATAATCGATATCAATAATAACCACTTCTCCATCGATTTCCCGTTGCCTAACTAATCGCCAAACAGCAGCGCCTTTTTTCCAACCTGTCAAACGTGCTAAAGCTTCACTGACCTGCGCTTCTTGTAGTTCCACAACTCTCGTTACACTATGGATTTGCTGTGCATTTTGTAATTCTTTATAGCTGATCACACCAGAAATCGGCAAATCAAACTTACGAACATTCAAAACAATCGAACCTTTGCCTTGTTTCTTTTGAATATAACCAGCATTGATCAGTAAATTCAAGGCTTTACGTATAGTTTCACGTGAAACTGAATATTGTTCAACCAATTGATTTTCACTTGGAAGTAATGTTCCTGGTTGATACTTACCTTCTAAAATCCCTTTTTCAAGCTCTAAAAATATATCATGAAACTTATTCATGTCCATCCCTCCACCCTAGGATACTCAAAGAAAATGATAGCATATTCTCGCCTAAAAAAATAGCATTCTCACTAAGTAAGCAGTGAATCCCCACCAATTCTTTTTGACCTCAGCACTTGTATTTACAAGCAATCCATACTATAATGTAAACGAAAACACAAACATGTCTATACAAGTTGAAATAAATTTTAGTTAGGAGTATTAAAATGAATTTTTTATCCCTTACACTTAGACCAAACGCTTTACATGTTCAAGCAAAAGATCAGCAACATTTACTCTTAGAGCAAACACTCGCCTTTTCTGATTTTGAATTTCCCCAAACGGGAGAAGTCTTAGCTGCACAAATCAAAGAGCAATTTCCAACTGTGGCAGGAGCTATTTTTAACGCTATCACACCTGAATTTTATACTAAAAATAAACAAGTATCATTATTAAATGCTGGCCTTGAGAATCTTACTAAACAATTTTCAGAATTATTAAATATCCCGATCCTAACAGCCTCACAAGTGAGCCAAGAGACTGATTTAGCCGCAGCATTCAAAAAGAAATTTGATTATTTAACCTGGAATCTAGACTATTTTGGTTATACACCAGGCAAAGAAGAATATTCTGTTGAATCATTATTGACTATCGGTAATGGTTTTATGGGTTTGCGTGGCACAATACCTGAGATGACTCTTTCCAAAGACCATTACCCCGCTACTTACATCGCAGGACTCTATAATGAAGAAACATCCGAAGTCGCAGGTCAACTCGTTGAAAATGAAGATTTTGTCAACACACCGAATAATCAATATTTTAGTATTCAGATAGCTGGAACAGACGAATGGTTACATTTAGAAAATGCCACTTTACACTATTTACACCGAAATTTAGACCTAAAAACAGGTTTGTTCACTTCTCATATGATCATTGAAGACTCACATCAACATCAATTAAAAATTACTGCACAGAAAATTGTCAATATGGCTCAAAAAAATCATTATAGTATCCGCTATTCGATTCAACCATTGAACTTTTCTAAAAAAATCATAGTCAAAACAACAACTGATGGCTCAGTCTACAATTACAACGTAGAACGCTATCGTAATTTAACCGCAAAGCACTTCCACATTACACAGTTACTTGCAGAAAAAAATAAATCAATGATTGAGATCGAAACCAATCAATCAAAAATAAACGTTCGACAAATTGCTACTATTACAGGTGATTTTTTTGATACAGCTGCTATCAAAAATACTATTTGCAAAGAAAGCATCGAGCAAACGATTCCTTTTACTGCCAAAGAAAATAACATCTACACGCTTGAAAAGCATGTTCAGGTCACAGCTTCAATAGCCGAACAAAGTTGGGAAAATCCCCCTTCACTTGCGACTTATTTTGACAGAGAATTTGCTGAAAGTAAGAGTGCTTGGGAAAGCTTATGGAAAAAATCAGATATTCAAATTTCAGAGGATCTAATGTCACAGAAATTATTACGAATCCACGCCTATCATTTATTAGTCTCTGCCTCTCCGTTTAATAACAATGATTTAGATGTTTCTGTAACCGCTCGTGGCTTGCACGGCGAAGCTTATCGCGGTCATATCTTCTGGGATGAGATTTTTATCTTGCCCTTTTATATCCTTCATTTTCCAGAAACAGCGAAGCAGCTTTTAATGTATCGCTATAACCGTTTAGGGAAAGCGAAAGAAAATGCTCGTGACAATCATTATGAGGGAGCTATGTATCCTTGGCAGTCCGGCTTGGATGGTAGTGAAGATACACAAAAACTACACTTGAATCCATTAAATGGTGAATGGGGTGAAGATCATAGTGTTCTTCAGCGCCACGTCTCATTAGCAATTGCTTACAATGTCTGGATGTACTGGAATAATTCTGGTGATGATTGCTTTATCAAACAGTACGGTGCAGAAATGTTGTTAGAGATCGCTAATTTCTGGCGTAGTGCAGCAACTTGGGACGAAACTACGCAGCGTTACTCAATCGCTAACGTCATGGGTCCAGATGAATTTCACGAAGCATATCCTAACAGCACTGAAAGCGGCTTAAAAAACAACGCTTATACAAACTTGATGGTTGTTTGGTTATTTGAAGAATTGGAAAACATCCTTTCACTATTAAATACGCAAGAAAAAACAGAATTATTTTCTAAAACAGAAACTACGCAAGAAAATTTTAAAAAAATGGAAGATATTCGCAAACGTTTATCCATCGAAGTCGATGAAGACGGGATTATTGCTCAATATGAAGGATACTTTGATTTAAAAGAAATCGATTGGGAGCAAGCAAAAGAAAAGTACGGCAACATTTACCGAATGGACCGTATTTTAAAAGCCGAAGGTCTGTCACCTGATGATTATAAAGTTTCAAAGCAAGCCGACACTTTAATGTTGTTCTATAATTTAAATAAAGACAAAATAGATGAAATCTTAGAGGAACTTGGCTATGATCTACCCACAGATTATCTTGAGAAAAATCTATTATACTACTTAAATAGAACGTCTCATGGTTCAACCCTCTCAAGAATCGTTCATGCCCAATTAGCCGAAGAAGTTGCCTTTCACGATTTGTCTTGGACTTTATATCAAGAAGCTTTGTACTCTGATTATCAGGATATTCAAGGTGGGACAACCGCGGAAGGAATCCATACTGGTGTAATGGCTGCAACAATTTATGTTACCTTAACTACTTATGCTGGGGTCGATATTAAAAAGAAACAACTAACGATCCAACCTAACTTACCAAAAAAATGGACTGACATGCGCTTTAATCTTGACCACAAAGGGATTCACTATCAGCTAACTATTTCAAAAAACACCGTTCAAATTTGTTCCTCACAGGACACAACGGTAATGGTTAAAAATCATTCTTACCAATTAACAGCAGATAAAGAAAAAGTGATTACTTATTAACGATCAGACAGGAGCACACACATGAAAAAAGGATTTATTTTTGACTTAGATGGTGTTATTACAGATACTGCAAAATTCCACTATATTGCTTGGAAAAACTTAGCCGCAACATTAGGTATCACGATCGATGAAACCTTCAACGAAACATTAAAAGGCATCAGCCGGATGGATTCTTTGGATAAAATTCTAGCTTATGGACACAAGGAAAACGAATTTACTACTACAGAAAAAGAAACGTTGGCTCAAAAGAAAAATGATGAGTATGTTACACTCTTGGCCGATCTTTCTGAGGCAGACTTACTGCCAGGTGTTCACGATTTTCTAGTCCAAGCAAAAGAGCATGCTATTCCTTGTTCGATTGCTTCAGCCTCTAAAAATGCTCCGATGATTTTAGATAAATTAGGTGTTCTTAAGTTCTTCGGACATATTGTTGACCCCGAAACACTGATAAAAGGAAAACCCGATCCGGAAATATTTGTCAAGGCTGCTAAAAGTATAGGCGTCAAACCAAAAGATGCCGTCGGTTTTGAAGACGCCCAAGCAGGTATCGAAGGAATCAAAGCCGCCGGAATGTATGCAGTTGGGCTTTCTGCGACAGAAACTTTAATTGGTGCTGATTTGCAAGTTGCTTCAATGACTGAATTAGATGTAGAACAATTGATTGACCAATAAAGAGGTTGGGACAGAAGTGTTACCTTTCATAAGGACAAATAAAAATACTAAATAAGATGGACTCGCCCATATAAATAGACCTTCGTAAAAGAAGGTCTATTTATTTCTATTAGCTCATTCAGTAAAATGGTATTCGAAGATACAACATTTTACCAAGATGAAATCAAAAAATACTAATTGCTATAGAGAGTCCACTTCCTTGTATAATTCATTAACTTCTTTCTTCAGCACATCTCTTTTAGAAATAAAATCCTCTAAATTATTTAATATATTTTCATATACAATTTTATCAGCTGGATTTTGAATTGTCTCAATATCAGTATTACAAAAATCAGAAATATCTGTTAGCTCGCTTTCATATATTACTTTCATTAGATTGAGTATTGTATTTTTATCAACTTTGTTGATATTTTCATATTTTGTCCCATCGATAGAAAATGTGGGATTTCCTTTTTCAATTTTCAAGATTATCATATATTCTTCTCCTATTCTTAAATGCTTTTTCTCCTGCTTCCATAGTTGAAATCAATGCAACAAAGTTCTTCATAGTTTTTCCGCATTGAGATTTTAGTTCCTTTGATGAAAATGCTCCTGTGTAGACCTTATAGCATTCTTCCTTTTCTACGCCATTTTCAAACTCATCTTCGTCAAAATCAGTATAAATAATATGATTTGGGTTCATCAGTGTCCCCATAGTGCTATTGTGTGTTACAACAAACACTATTGAATTCTCTGATATTTCATTTATCTTAGGAATTATACTTTCGTTTATAAAAACATTATCGAATGATGCTTCGGGTTCATCTAAGAGTAGAACATCATAATTCCTAGCATCATCAATACTATCTAACAAATTGAATTCTGCTCTTTCTCCTCCGGAAATAGGAGAGCCATTTTTGTTTACAACGCTATATTGAATTTTGAAAAGGGCTTTATATAAATCACTTTCAGGAATACCTTTATCTTTTAAGGATAAAATAAAATGAAACGGCTGTTCATATAAATTCTTAAATTCAGTTGCAATTCCAGCGCCTGTTTTTAAAGCTCCTCTTATCTCTGATGCATTTTCGAATGGTTGTTTTTTTACTATAGACTTGAACCTATTTAGTTTTGTTTCCTTAATAACACTTTCTTTTTTTAAATCATTAATAGTTCGGTCAAATCTACGAATGATTTCATCTTGCTTGTACGCTTTATAGAAATCTATTTCATCAATAAGATTTCTTGACGATTTATTACTTAATGCCTTTTTAACCCCCGAACAGACTAAATCTACTTCCATTTTTAACTTGTATTCCAAATACAAGTACCTATATTTAATAATTGCTTTATCTAAAAGTTGCTTCAAACTACTTTCATCAATATATTCTGAAATCATTTCTTTATAGTTTTTTGTGGTATATAAGTTAATTAAGGAATCAATCACTTTCTTTAGTTCAGAAGGCTTTAATGGGTTAAATTTAACTTCGGTATACAATCTTTGTTTAGAGTACTCATCATTCAAATACTCTTGTTCTGCAAATTCGATTAATGATGATAGGTATTTTTCTAGTTCATCAGAGTAACTGTGACTAATCTCCATCATCTCTGTG
The DNA window shown above is from Enterococcus sp. 12C11_DIV0727 and carries:
- the treR gene encoding trehalose operon repressor; translated protein: MNKFHDIFLELEKGILEGKYQPGTLLPSENQLVEQYSVSRETIRKALNLLINAGYIQKKQGKGSIVLNVRKFDLPISGVISYKELQNAQQIHSVTRVVELQEAQVSEALARLTGWKKGAAVWRLVRQREIDGEVVIIDIDYLLKEIIEILPKERAADSIYDYFENDLGLAISYAQKEITVEAVTEADQNLMDIHGDTHVVVVRSVVSLEDTRCFEYTESRHRLDKFKFVDFARRRKA
- a CDS encoding glycoside hydrolase family 65 protein; this encodes MNFLSLTLRPNALHVQAKDQQHLLLEQTLAFSDFEFPQTGEVLAAQIKEQFPTVAGAIFNAITPEFYTKNKQVSLLNAGLENLTKQFSELLNIPILTASQVSQETDLAAAFKKKFDYLTWNLDYFGYTPGKEEYSVESLLTIGNGFMGLRGTIPEMTLSKDHYPATYIAGLYNEETSEVAGQLVENEDFVNTPNNQYFSIQIAGTDEWLHLENATLHYLHRNLDLKTGLFTSHMIIEDSHQHQLKITAQKIVNMAQKNHYSIRYSIQPLNFSKKIIVKTTTDGSVYNYNVERYRNLTAKHFHITQLLAEKNKSMIEIETNQSKINVRQIATITGDFFDTAAIKNTICKESIEQTIPFTAKENNIYTLEKHVQVTASIAEQSWENPPSLATYFDREFAESKSAWESLWKKSDIQISEDLMSQKLLRIHAYHLLVSASPFNNNDLDVSVTARGLHGEAYRGHIFWDEIFILPFYILHFPETAKQLLMYRYNRLGKAKENARDNHYEGAMYPWQSGLDGSEDTQKLHLNPLNGEWGEDHSVLQRHVSLAIAYNVWMYWNNSGDDCFIKQYGAEMLLEIANFWRSAATWDETTQRYSIANVMGPDEFHEAYPNSTESGLKNNAYTNLMVVWLFEELENILSLLNTQEKTELFSKTETTQENFKKMEDIRKRLSIEVDEDGIIAQYEGYFDLKEIDWEQAKEKYGNIYRMDRILKAEGLSPDDYKVSKQADTLMLFYNLNKDKIDEILEELGYDLPTDYLEKNLLYYLNRTSHGSTLSRIVHAQLAEEVAFHDLSWTLYQEALYSDYQDIQGGTTAEGIHTGVMAATIYVTLTTYAGVDIKKKQLTIQPNLPKKWTDMRFNLDHKGIHYQLTISKNTVQICSSQDTTVMVKNHSYQLTADKEKVITY
- the pgmB gene encoding beta-phosphoglucomutase, with the protein product MKKGFIFDLDGVITDTAKFHYIAWKNLAATLGITIDETFNETLKGISRMDSLDKILAYGHKENEFTTTEKETLAQKKNDEYVTLLADLSEADLLPGVHDFLVQAKEHAIPCSIASASKNAPMILDKLGVLKFFGHIVDPETLIKGKPDPEIFVKAAKSIGVKPKDAVGFEDAQAGIEGIKAAGMYAVGLSATETLIGADLQVASMTELDVEQLIDQ